The Salvelinus alpinus chromosome 28, SLU_Salpinus.1, whole genome shotgun sequence genome includes a window with the following:
- the tardbpa gene encoding TAR DNA binding protein, like: MAELYIRVGEDENEEPMEIPSEDDGTVLLSTVAAQFPGACGLRYRSPASQCMRGVRLVEGILHAPENDWGSLVYVVNYPKDNKRKMDEMDAASAVKMKRGIDRTSDLIILGLPWKTSEQDLKDYFATFGEVIMVQVKRDVKTGNSKGFGFVRFTEYETQSKVISQRHMIDGRWCDCKLPNSKAGPDEPMRNCKIFVGRCTEDITTDELRQFFMQYGEVTDVFIPKPFRAFAFVTFSDDQVASALCGEDLIIKGVSVHISNAEPKHNNSRQMMDRGAGGFGGQGYGGGRGGLPSSGSSGVNFGGFSLNPAMMAAALQSMLANQQGQTNVAGTAVAGQTSATGDQSQAYSSSSTSYSSPSSASLGWAAGTNSAAGSGFSSGFGTSMESKSSGWGM, encoded by the exons ATGGCAGAGTTGTACATTCGCGTGGGAGAGGATGAAAACGAAGAGCCAATGGAGATCCCATCTGAGGATGATGGCACTGTTTTGCTGTCAACAGTAGCAGCCCAGTTTCCCGGAGCGTGCGGCCTACGTTACAGGAGCCCTGCGTCTCAGTGCATGCGAGGCGTCCGTCTAGTTGAGGGCATCTTGCATGCACCTGAGAATGACTGGGGTAGTCTGGTGTACGTCGTCAACTACCCAAAAG ATAACAAAAGGAAGATGGATGAAATGGATGCTGCCTCTGCTGTAAAAATGAAGAGAGGTATTGATAGAACATCAGACCTCATTATCCTTGGGTTGCCATGGAAAACATCTGAGCAAGATTTGAAAGACTACTTCGCCACTTTTGGAGAAGTCATCATGGTGCAG gTCAAAAGAGATGTCAAGACTGGGAACTCAAAAGGGTTTGGCTTTGTTCGGTTCACTGAGTATGAGACTCAATCCAAAGTGATTTCTCAGCGACACATGATCGATGGAAGATGGTGTGACTGCAAACTACCAAACTCTAAG GCAGGGCCTGATGAGCCCATGCGCAACTGTAAAATCTTTGTTGGTCGCTGCACAGAGGACATTACCACCGATGAGCTCCGGCAGTTCTTCATGCAGTATGGCGAGGTCACCGACGTCTTCATTCCCAAACCCTTCCGGGCATTTGCATTTGTCACTTTCTCAGACGACCAG GTTGCCTCAGCATTGTGCGGAGAGGACCTGATCATCAAGGGTGTCAGCGTGCACATCTCCAACGCCGAGCCTAAGCACAATAATAGTAGGCAAATGATGGATCGTGGGGCTGGTGGGTTCGGGGGTCAGGGCTATGGCGGTGGTCGTGGAGGGCTACCGAGCAGTGGCAGTAGCGGGGTGAATTTTGGGGGTTTTAGCCTTAACCCAGCCATGATGGCTGCCGCTCTGCAAAGTATGCTGGCGAACCAGCAGGGTCAGACCAATGTGGCAGGCACCGCCGTCGCCGGGCAGACGAGTGCCACCGGAGATCAAAGCCAAGCCTATAGTTCTAGCAGCACCAGTTACAGCAGCCCCAGCTCAGCTAGTCTTGGGTGGGCTGCAGGCACTAACTCTGCCGCCGGCAGTGGGTTCAGCTCTGGCTTTGGCACCTCTATGGAGTCAAAGTCATCAGGTTGGGGAATGTAG